In Drosophila santomea strain STO CAGO 1482 chromosome 3L, Prin_Dsan_1.1, whole genome shotgun sequence, a single window of DNA contains:
- the LOC120449382 gene encoding LHFPL tetraspan subfamily member 3 protein produces the protein MGTKIEYVDTTHLYASKYIRNSKAIGVLWAIFTICYAIIGIVAFVTPEWIGDPDNDGAGRLGLWQQCQRDEIFDNCRRRWESIFEVPTFSFQLATFFMLGAIALALLTIFFLVCLLFMKSTRVFHLCGWMQIISALCMIVACAAFPFGWNSDDFRKICGPEANRFELGLCGIRWAYPLAIIGCIDGVVLATLAFILATRHVRLQPDPIYQNSLYKGEINNAYLTDAISLAGSRKSNPRITGLNLQPILLVAPPNEDSISQFSRYH, from the exons ATGGGAACGAAGATCGAGTACGTGGACACCACGCATCTGTACGCCTCCAAGTACATCCGCAACTCCAAGGCGATCGGCGTGCTGTGGGCCATCTTCACCATCTGCTATGCCATCATCGGCATCGTGGCATTCGTGACACCAG AGTGGATCGGTGATCCCGACAACGATGGAGCTGGTCGCCTGGGTCTTTGGCAGCAGTGCCAGCGGGATGAGATCTTCGACAACTGTCGCCGCCGATGGGAGAGCATCTTCGAAGTGCCCACATTCTCATTTCAA TTGGCCACATTCTTCATGTTGGGCGCCATAGCTCTGGCCTTGCTGACCATATTTTTCTTGGTTTGTTTGCTGTTTATGAAGTCAACGCGTGTTTTCCACCTTTGCGGTTGGATGCAAATCATATCAG CTCTTTGCATGATTGTGGCCTGCGCGGCGTTTCCCTTTGGCTGGAATTCAGACGATTTTCGTAAGATCTGCGGCCCGGAAGCGAATCGCTTTGAGCTGGGCCTGTGCGGCATTCGTTGGGCTTATCCACTGGCCATTATCGGTTGCATAGATGGTGTGGTCTTGGCCACTCTGGCGTTTATCTTGGCCACGAGGCACGTGCGCCTGCAGCCAGATCCGATATACCAGAACTCGCTATATAAAG GTGAAATCAACAATGCGTACCTCACTGATGCCATTAGCTTGGCGGGATCGAGGAAATCTAATCCACGCATAACTGGCTTGAATTTGCAACCCATTTTGCTGGTGGCTCCGCCAAATGAGGATAGCATATCGCAGTTTTCTCGTTATCACTGA
- the LOC120449457 gene encoding lysosome membrane protein 2 isoform X2 — translation MKSCTSGDRLAVIIIGIITLILGIILSSMPWLDYFILKNLRLWNDTLSYHYWQRPGVIRLTKLYIYNVTNPDGFLRGEKPHLQEVGPFVYREDMQKVNVKFHENNYTVSYQHKKILQFVPELSIDKDTPIVTPNIPLLTLTSLSPKLGYLLSKTISVVVTAAQFKPFINVTAEQLAFGYDDALVSLAHRFYPKHMRPMERMGLLLGRNGTLTEVSSVKTGMDSMDQFGYIDQLNGMDHLPHWSEPPCTSIAGSEGSFFPPRELTKSEMVHIYDKDLCRIIPLKYVESLEKDGIAADLFRLPNNSYGDSAHNPENKCYDTSEYEPIQGLQNISPCQYGAPVYISNPHFFESHPDLLNSVEGLKPEREKHETYFKIQPKLGVPLEGKVRIQLNLKVTRAKDVYPVRDFRDFVFPVMWLEEGISELTPAIKRWIYLGTVIAPSAVPIGSYLMILGGAFAIIFSFVRAYQNFVFARDPTLEILEMGRRSLRRGSSFIAHQQHRLLVHHRDSYSLLRHGPMATCLGEGNQEEDAQPIIDGSLSAGISQES, via the exons ATGAAAAGCTGCACATCAGGGG ATAGACTAGCTGTGATAATTATTGGGATAATTACTTTAATCTTAGGCATTATTCTATCCTCCATGCCCTGGCTGGATTATTTTATACTAAAG AACTTAAGGCTGTGGAATGATACACTGAGCTATCATTATTGGCAAAGGCCCGGCGTCATCCGACTGACCAAGCTCTACATCTACAATGTGACCAATCCGGATGGATTCCTCCGCGGGGAAAAGCCGCACCTGCAAGAAGTTGGTCCTTTTGTCTACAG GGAAGACATGCAGAAGGTGAATGTCAAGTTTCACGAGAATAACTACACCGTGTCATATCAGCATAAGAAGATACTGCAATTTGTTCCTGAACTGAGTATTGATAAGGACACGCCCATAGTCACGCCCAATATTCCCCTGCTG ACCCTCACCAGTCTCAGCCCGAAGCTGGGATATCTCCTCTCCAAAACCATATCCGTAGTGGTAACGGCTGCCCAATTCAAACCCTTCATCAACGTCACTGCCGAGCAGTTGGCCTTTGGCTACGACGATGCGCTGGTGAGCTTGGCACACAGGTTTTATCCCAAGCACATGAGACCGATGGAGAGGATGGGTCTGCTCCTGGGACGCAATGGCACCCTCACGGAGGTGTCCTCCGTTAAGACGGGCATGGACAGCATGGACCAGTTTGGCTACATAGACCAGCTGAATGGGATGGATCACCTGCCGCACTGGAGTGAGCCGCCGTGCACGAGTATAGCTGGATCGGAGGGATCCTTCTTTCCGCCGCGGGAACTCACCAAATCGGAGATGGTTCATATATACGACAAGGATTTGTGCAGGATTATTCCGCTGAAATATGTGGAGAGCCTGGAAAAGGATGGCATAGCGGCGGATCTGTTCCGGCTGCCCAATAATTCCTACGGGGATTCCGCACACAATCCGGAGAACAAGTGCTACGATACCAGCGAATATGAGCCCATTCAGGGCCTCCAGAATATCAGTCCGTGCCAATATGGCGCCCCCGTTTACATTTCCAATCCGCATTTCTTTGAATCCCACCCAGATCTTCTCAATTCCGTGGAAGGCCTAAAGCCAGAACGTGAGAAGCACGAAACCTACTTCAAAATACAACCG AAACTTGGAGTTCCACTGGAGGGTAAAGTGCGGATACAGCTGAATCTTAAAGTGACACGTGCCAAGGACGTCTACCCAGTGCGTGATTTTCGAGACTTTGTCTTTCCGGTCATGTGGCTGGAAGAG GGCATCTCTGAGCTGACACCTGCCATCAAGCGCTGGATTTACTTGGGCACAGTGATAGCCCCGAGTGCCGTGCCCATCGGATCCTACCTGATGATCCTGGGCGGAGCCTTTGCCATCATCTTCAGCTTCGTGAGAGCCTACCAGAACTTTGTGTTCGCCCGGGATCCCACGCTGGAGATCCTCGAGATGGGCAGGAGGTCCTTGAGGCGGGGCAGCAGTTTCATAGCCCATCAGCAGCACAGGTTACTCGTTCATCACCGGGACAGCTACTCCCTGCTGCGACATGGACCCATGGCCACCTGTTTGGGGGAGGGAAACCAGGAGGAGGACGCGCAGCCCATCATCGATGGAAGCCTCAGTGCTGGAATCAGTCAGGAGTCGTAG